The Anaerolineae bacterium genome includes a window with the following:
- a CDS encoding sugar kinase gives MRVVTLGEAMIRLSPPDHMRIEQTSIFEVQVGGAELNVAAGVVRMGYEAEWISALPQTPLGRLVHNTVREMGVGTQFLVWKPEGRVGLYFIEHGASPRPSRVVYDRAGSCASMLGPADVDWAKAFAGAALFHTSGITPALSNSAAQAVEAALRAAKAAGLRVTYDLNYRGNLWPPEKARRVQEPFMQYVDVLITSEACAEVVFGVQEATPAATARRLAERYGFEAVAITLRETPTILRNRVSAMAFAGGQIIQDDWYEVEIVDRVGAGDAFTAGFICGYLEGDLERAVRWGNAMCALKHTMVGDMCWAEREEVEQLLAGGSRFTITR, from the coding sequence ATGCGCGTCGTCACCCTTGGAGAAGCCATGATCCGGTTATCCCCGCCCGATCATATGCGCATCGAGCAGACCAGCATCTTCGAGGTGCAGGTCGGCGGCGCCGAGCTAAATGTGGCCGCCGGCGTGGTCCGCATGGGATACGAGGCGGAGTGGATCAGCGCCCTGCCGCAGACGCCGTTGGGCCGGCTGGTGCACAACACCGTGCGCGAGATGGGGGTGGGCACACAGTTCCTGGTCTGGAAGCCGGAAGGCAGGGTGGGGCTGTACTTCATAGAGCACGGGGCGTCGCCGCGTCCCAGCCGAGTGGTGTATGACCGCGCCGGCTCCTGTGCCAGCATGCTGGGGCCGGCGGATGTGGATTGGGCGAAGGCCTTTGCCGGCGCGGCGCTGTTTCACACCAGCGGCATTACGCCGGCGCTGAGCAACTCCGCGGCGCAGGCGGTGGAAGCGGCACTGCGCGCCGCCAAGGCGGCCGGCCTGCGCGTGACGTACGACTTGAACTACCGCGGCAACCTGTGGCCGCCCGAAAAGGCGCGCCGCGTGCAGGAGCCGTTCATGCAGTATGTGGATGTCCTCATCACTTCGGAGGCCTGTGCGGAGGTGGTGTTTGGGGTGCAGGAGGCCACGCCGGCGGCTACGGCGCGCCGGCTGGCGGAGCGCTACGGCTTCGAGGCGGTGGCGATCACCCTGCGCGAGACGCCCACCATCCTGCGCAACCGCGTCTCGGCCATGGCGTTCGCCGGCGGGCAGATCATCCAGGACGATTGGTACGAGGTGGAGATTGTGGATCGGGTGGGGGCCGGCGATGCCTTCACCGCCGGCTTCATCTGCGGCTACCTGGAAGGAGACCTGGAGCGGGCGGTGCGGTGGGGGAACGCCATGTGCGCGTTGAAGCACACCATGGTCGGGGACATGTGCTGGGCGGAGCGCGAGGAGGTGGAGCAGTTGCTGGCCGGCGGCTCTCGTTTTACGATAACAAGATAG